In one window of Haemorhous mexicanus isolate bHaeMex1 chromosome 31, bHaeMex1.pri, whole genome shotgun sequence DNA:
- the PSMB4 gene encoding proteasome subunit beta type-4, giving the protein MEVGAAAPPFWAGGPAPGQTYIPRALGHTDIGPRGTGTRPATLPAGRTLSPMVTGTSVLGLKFSGGVMLAADTVGSFGSLARFRGISRLLKVNDSTVIGASGDLADFQHLRQLLEQMVIDEELLGDGHSYSPRALHSWLTRVLYNRRSKINPLWNTVLIAGVYGGESFLGYVDMLGVAYEAPSLATGFGAYLAQPLLRAELERDQERLPTREEARELLERCLKVLYYRDARSFNRYEVATVTEKGVELEGPLTLEANWDIAHVVRGFE; this is encoded by the exons ATGGAGGTCGGAGCAGCGGCGCCGCCGTTCTGGGCCGGGGGCCCGGCCCCGGGACAAACGTACATCCCCCGGGCTCTGGGACACACCGACATCGGCCCCCGGGGCACCGGCACCAGGCCCGCCACGCTGCCCGCCGGCCGCACGCT GAGCCCGATGGTGACCGGGACGTCGGTGCTGGGGCTGAAGTTCTCCGGGGGGGTGATGCTGGCCGCGGACACGGTGGGATCCTTCGGATCCCTGGCGCGGTTCCGGGGCATCTCCCGGCTCCTCAAGGTCAACGACTCCACCGTGATCGGAGCCTCTGGGGACCTGGCGGATTTCCAGCACCTGcggcagctcctggagcagatgGT GATCgacgaggagctgctgggggacgGGCACAGCTACAGCCCGCGGGCGCTGCACTCGTGGCTGACGCGGGTCCTGTACAACCGGCGCTCCAAGATCAACCCCCTCTGGAACACGGTGCTCATCGCCGGCGTCTACGGCGGGGAGAG TTTCCTGGGATACGTTGACATGCTGGGCGTGGCCTATGAAGCGCCATCACTGGCCACAGGATTCGGGGCTTACCTGGCCCAG CCGCTGCTGCGGGCGGAGCTGGAGCGGGACCAGGAGCGGCTCCCGACGCGGGAGGAGGCgcgggagctgctggagcgCTGCCTGAAGGTGCTCTACTACAGGGATGCTCGCTCCTTCAACAGG TACGAGGTCGCCACGGTGACAGAGAAGGGCGTGGAGCTGGAGGGACCCCTGACCCTGGAGGCCAACTGGGACATCGCCCACGTGGTCAG agGTTTCGAGTga